In one Leptospira mtsangambouensis genomic region, the following are encoded:
- a CDS encoding alpha/beta fold hydrolase, whose translation MLLLLMFREYRTKKFDYDRLEQLKMKDGGITGLAWSGLTNNTKNDTNPIIVVFHTISGDEQDVKSTVKYLRERYNWIVVVCIRRGHGNLPLKTPKINTMGSTSDLKEQLAHIQKKYPNKQMFGVGISAGSGLLARYLGEAGAKSQFKAAVAVSPAYDIEKAFHRVHPVYSKIMGQRLINYFLKTHYESLSKLKGIDELLKIKTIGEFQDKLHTVSGFKNKEKYYYHSNPVLVAKNIKTPLLVLNSADDPICVNQNVLENLHWLETLPNTIHLHTKRGSHIAYFQGLKANSWSDMVIGEYFAAVLKADTPKQKTTKKKKRT comes from the coding sequence ATGTTACTTCTTCTAATGTTTCGAGAATATCGAACAAAAAAATTTGATTACGATCGATTGGAACAATTAAAAATGAAAGACGGGGGGATCACCGGTCTTGCTTGGTCAGGTTTAACTAATAATACGAAAAATGATACAAATCCGATCATCGTAGTTTTTCATACGATTAGCGGCGATGAACAAGACGTAAAATCCACTGTAAAATACTTACGGGAACGTTATAATTGGATTGTAGTAGTCTGCATTCGCAGAGGCCATGGGAACCTACCTCTCAAAACACCAAAAATTAACACAATGGGCTCCACCTCCGACCTAAAAGAACAACTAGCTCATATCCAAAAAAAATATCCAAACAAACAAATGTTCGGTGTTGGAATTTCCGCTGGATCTGGTTTACTCGCTCGTTATTTAGGTGAAGCTGGTGCAAAAAGCCAATTCAAAGCTGCTGTAGCGGTCTCTCCTGCCTATGATATAGAAAAAGCTTTTCATCGAGTTCATCCTGTTTATAGCAAAATAATGGGTCAAAGATTGATTAACTATTTTTTGAAAACACATTATGAAAGTTTATCAAAACTAAAAGGAATTGATGAATTATTAAAAATCAAAACCATCGGCGAGTTTCAAGACAAGTTGCATACCGTTTCAGGATTCAAAAATAAGGAAAAATACTATTACCACTCCAACCCGGTGTTAGTTGCAAAAAATATAAAAACTCCTTTACTTGTCCTAAACTCGGCAGACGATCCCATTTGTGTGAATCAAAACGTTTTGGAAAACTTACATTGGTTAGAAACTCTTCCCAATACAATTCATTTACATACCAAACGTGGGAGTCATATTGCATATTTCCAAGGACTCAAAGCAAATTCTTGGTCGGATATGGTCATTGGTGAATACTTTGCAGCAGTTCTGAAGGCTGACACCCCAAAACAAAAAACAACAAAGAAAAAGAAACGAACTTAA
- a CDS encoding glycoside hydrolase family 2 protein, translating into MKKISHTEYPRPQLERDSYINLNGEWDLTHIKSDHKSKIDYKINVPFSPESIASGIGSFILQPDEELVYKKQFEIPSDFIHDITLLHFGAVDYSCICFINGKEVGSHKGGFLPFQFDISNWIQVGKNQIQLMVKDPTDFGPQARGKQKLKRGGIWYTPQSGIWQTVWLESVSKDYIKDIKITPNIDTKTVEIIVTTDSNDVTIQIIDGNKIIGESSLKTANIEIPNMELWAPENPKLYDVLIKSSSDTVKSYFGMRKFSIGFDGKFKRLFLNNKPYFHNGLLDQGYWSEGLLTPPNDEAMEKEIKLMKEMGFNMLRKHIKIEPLRWYYHCDRLGVLVWQDFVCGGGAYETWKVAYLPFIGWKTKDTKYKFLNRTDEAGRTEFISEIDKTVNLLKNTVSLSVWVLFNEGWGQFDSIQLTEKLKKLDDTRTIDSVSGWYDQGQESSELKSLHLYYQKLKVPKKEKRVIVLSEFGGYSLKTEGHVFDENKLFGYKILPDKQSLETEYKNLIESELIPLIDQGLSASIYTQVSDVEEEINGIVTYDRKVVKFDIDFMKNLNAKLIYK; encoded by the coding sequence ATGAAAAAAATTTCTCATACAGAATACCCCCGCCCACAACTTGAACGAGATAGTTATATTAATTTAAACGGTGAATGGGATCTAACGCATATTAAATCAGACCATAAATCTAAAATCGATTATAAAATCAATGTCCCCTTTTCTCCTGAGTCTATCGCAAGTGGTATCGGGAGTTTTATTCTGCAACCTGATGAAGAGCTAGTATATAAAAAACAGTTTGAGATTCCTTCTGATTTTATCCACGATATCACATTACTTCACTTTGGTGCTGTCGATTATTCATGTATATGTTTTATTAATGGGAAAGAAGTAGGATCGCACAAAGGTGGATTTTTACCATTCCAATTTGATATTAGCAACTGGATTCAAGTTGGTAAAAATCAAATCCAACTCATGGTCAAAGATCCAACAGACTTTGGACCACAAGCACGTGGAAAACAAAAACTTAAACGTGGTGGAATCTGGTATACACCTCAATCAGGGATTTGGCAAACCGTTTGGCTAGAAAGTGTCTCCAAAGACTATATAAAAGACATTAAGATCACACCAAACATTGATACAAAGACTGTCGAAATCATTGTAACAACAGATAGCAATGATGTGACCATTCAAATTATTGATGGAAATAAGATCATTGGGGAATCGTCATTAAAAACTGCCAATATCGAAATTCCCAATATGGAACTTTGGGCACCAGAAAATCCAAAACTTTATGACGTTTTAATTAAATCATCTAGTGATACAGTAAAATCATATTTTGGAATGAGAAAATTTTCAATCGGCTTTGATGGTAAGTTCAAAAGATTATTTTTAAACAATAAACCATATTTCCATAATGGACTTTTAGACCAGGGGTATTGGTCGGAAGGACTATTGACGCCACCTAACGATGAAGCGATGGAAAAAGAAATCAAACTGATGAAAGAAATGGGTTTTAATATGTTAAGAAAACATATTAAAATTGAGCCATTACGTTGGTATTACCATTGTGATCGATTGGGAGTTCTTGTTTGGCAGGATTTTGTTTGTGGTGGTGGTGCGTATGAAACTTGGAAAGTAGCATACTTGCCTTTTATTGGTTGGAAAACTAAAGACACAAAATACAAATTTCTAAATAGAACCGATGAAGCAGGAAGAACAGAATTCATATCCGAAATCGACAAAACTGTAAATTTATTAAAAAATACAGTCAGTTTATCTGTTTGGGTTTTGTTCAATGAAGGTTGGGGACAATTTGATAGCATACAACTCACTGAGAAATTAAAAAAACTAGACGATACAAGAACTATCGACAGTGTCAGTGGTTGGTATGATCAAGGCCAAGAAAGTAGTGAACTAAAAAGTTTACACTTATACTACCAAAAGTTAAAAGTCCCGAAAAAAGAAAAAAGAGTCATAGTGCTTAGTGAATTTGGTGGATACTCATTAAAAACGGAAGGCCATGTATTCGATGAAAATAAACTTTTCGGATATAAAATCTTACCTGATAAACAAAGTTTGGAAACAGAATATAAAAACTTAATTGAATCCGAACTAATCCCTTTGATCGACCAAGGGTTAAGTGCTTCAATTTATACCCAAGTAAGCGATGTCGAAGAAGAAATAAACGGAATCGTCACATACGATAGAAAAGTGGTTAAATTTGATATTGATTTCATGAAAAACTTAAATGCAAAACTCATCTACAAATAG